In Limanda limanda chromosome 23, fLimLim1.1, whole genome shotgun sequence, a genomic segment contains:
- the fam184aa gene encoding protein FAM184A, whose translation MATGAAGWQPPYSTSTSGSSSTKYSLSPTPSMFYDGSLALEYTQDLHLKMSKKIAQLTKVIYALNTKNDEHEEEIESLKDAHEDEVQHIVTETRDKIMQYKSKMVDEADLRRRLASLEESVELHEHMKRQALAEFEMYRQRMEDSQLCTEAQHTQRVVSMSREVEEMRRDFEEKLRAFSQAQAQFEADKRRAMEEMRTTHRQEVEEILNNQQNQSATSTEDQEKLAELHRQEVEALMERVEEITKDKVRLVEEYEAKLAKAQEYYERELEAMRRTHQLTTENLLAWKRTEVELRKEFQAQDAALQRSLSKLRSELQKAQEEARENRDKTNRLQTSLANAEGTIKNLHKQLEEAIQDGEIWVMQLKDTEYELDGSRERVQQQATEILHKASQIGSLQATQMSHEATIRNLDQEQSRLKEKISRLDEEREALLNQSQATNEQHKQQVVALEQSLREEHQGFEKELSRLRAHYEEETLRYREAQVRALEEMEEKHQSMREEAQQEKEEEKSVLMAKMSQEFEIKQLSLEEQRDRLQQQLDNLKEELSAKLNMANQEVSHLQELVREGQQSMGSAQTQISCLKETQEKLRIELDATRARVRETSNLLTDLQEEIETQKQQHEARVMSIRTEEKQKMDKMGDDLDQRWRDALREEVRMLKEELTEEYEADKQAALTQLSQQKELEMMAAREGWQRKVEDLLEQISLLKQSLELQLSQSQSALQQLQSQFNQERELLSQQLKEMQREHQRREHRLQEAHCCALSTMEEARQHQIRALEERLKQEQREEVHALKEAHRRTFDILRQQSDQELQTLRFELEDEGKAKLASLRAELNHLHATAIEHIKQIHLKENSVAKRELEKAMEHSHQQEQELLVRMSDLQSEVCCRSNRITDLDHEIHSLNETIDTLTRELELKGKEVLRVRSEANHQIRAHEQDFAKRHERELGEMNILHHRETQIMLADFNKAQEVLKDKITALQILLEGTEDKMRNRESRPEDLHVIAELREMVTEREALVKKLVDDKKFYQLELVNRETGFNKVFNSSANVGVINPLIKHHPPLPPLPPLPPPYPHPPPHLAPPHPQEPPGQQSLRSLPEANAATPSDPRPTEAGESKECDAKEEEPQYFTF comes from the exons ATGGCGACGGGGGCGGCGGGCTGGCAGCCCCCGTACAGCACCTCCAcctccggcagcagcagcaccaagtactccctctctcccaccccCAGCATGTTCTACGACGGGAGCCTGGCGCTGGAATACACTCAAGACCTGCATCTGAAGATGAGCAAGAAGATAGCACAGCTCACCAAG GTTATTTACGCTCTGAACACCAAGAACGACGAGCACGAGGAAGAAATCGAGTCTCTGAAAGACGCCCACGAGGACGAG GTCCAACACATCGtgacagagaccagagacaaAATCATGCAGTACAAGAGCAAGATGGTGGACGAGGCGGACCTGCGGCGGCGGCTGGCCAGTCTGGAGGAATCCGTGGAACTGCACGAACACATGAAGAGACAG GCTTTAGCCGAGTTTGAGATGTACAGACAGAGGATGGAGGACTCCCAGCTCTGCACCGAGGcccagcacacacagagagtggtTTCTATGAGCAGAGAG GTGGAGGAGATGCGTCGGGATTTTGAGGAGAAGCTGCGGGCGTTCAGCCAGGCTCAGGCCCAGTTTGAGGCTGATAAGCGGCGAGcgatggaggagatgaggaccACCCACCgccaggaggtggaggaaatcCTCAAcaaccagcagaaccagagcGCCACCTCCACAGAAGACCAGGAGAAACTGGCCGAGCTCCATAGACAAGAG GTGGAGGCGTTGATGGAGAGGGTGGAGGAAATTACGAAGGACAAGGTCCGTCTGGTGGAGGAGTACGAGGCCAAGCTGGCAAAGGCTCAGGAGTATTACGAGCGGGAGCTGGAGGCCATGAGGAGGACACACCAGCTCACCACTGAGAACCTGCTGGCCTGGAAAAGGACGGAG GTGGAGCTGCGTAAAGAGTTCCAGGCTCAGGACGCGGCGCTGCAGCGCTCGCTGTCCAAGCTGAGGAGTGAGCTGCAGAAAGCtcaggaggaggcgagagagaaCCGAGACAAGACCAACAGGCTGCAGACGTCCCTGGCCAACGCTGAGGGGACaatcaag aaCCTGCACAAGCAGCTGGAAGAAGCCATCCAGGACGGAGAGATCTGGGTGATGCAGCTGAAGGACACTGAGTATGAACTCGACGGCAGCAGGGAGCGAGTGCAACAGCAGGCCACGGAAATCCTGCACAAAGCCA GTCAGATCGGCTCGCTGCAGGCCACCCAGATGTCCCACGAGGCAACCATCAGGAACCTGGACCAGGAGCAGAGTCGGCTGAAGGAGAAGATCAGCCGGCTGGACGAGGAGAGGGAGGCGCTGCTCAACCAGAGCCAGGCCACAAACGAACAGCACAAACAACAAGTGGTCGCTCTGGAGCAg TCTCTGCGCGAGGAGCACCAGGGCTTCGAGAAGGAGCTCTCCCGACTCCGGGCGCACTACGAGGAGGAGACGCTGCGCTACAGGGAGGCGCAGGTCCGGGcgctggaggagatggaggaaaagCACCAGTCCATGAGGGAGGAGGcccagcaggagaaggaggaggagaagagtgtCCTCATGGCG AAAATGAGTCAGGAGTTTGAGATCAAGCAGCTGTCgctggaggagcagcgggaCCGTCTCCAGCAGCAACTGGACAACCTGAAGGAGGAGCTCTCGGCCAAACTCAACATGGCCAACCAGGAG GTGTCCCACCTCCAGGAGCTGGTGAGGGAGGGGCAGCAGAGCATGGGCTCGGCTCAGACGcagatcagctgtttgaagGAGACTCAGGAGAAACTCAGGATAGAACTGGACGCGACCAGAGCCCGAGTCCGGGAGACCAGTAACCTGCTCACTGACCTACAG gaggagatcGAGACTCAGAAACAGCAGCATGAGGCCCGAGTGATGTCCATCCGAAcggaggagaaacagaagatGGACAAGATGGGAGACGACTTGGACCAGCGATGGCGAGATGCACTGCG GGAAGAGGTGCGGATGTTGAAGGAGGAGCTGACGGAGGAGTACGAAGCCGACAAGCAGGCGGCGCTGACGCAGCTCTCCCAGCAGAAAGAGCTGGAGATGATGGCGGCAAGAGAGGGCTGGcagaggaaggtggaggacCTGCTGGaacag ATCTCTCTATTGAAGCAGtccctggagctgcagctgtctCAGTCGCAGTCggctctccagcagctgcagtctcAGTTCaaccaggagagagagctgctgaGCCAACAGCTCAAAG AGATGCAGAGGGAGCATCAGAGGAGAGAGCATCGATTACAGGAGGCTCACTGCTGCGCCCTCAGCACCATGGAGGAGGCCCGGCAACACCAGATcagg GCGCTGGAGGAGCGTCTGaagcaggagcagagggaggaggttcACGCTCTGAAGGAGGCCCACAGGAGGACGTTTGACATCCTGAGACAGCAGTCCGACCAGGAGCTGCAGACGCTGCGATTCGAACTGGAGGACGAGGGGAAAGCCAAGCTGG CGTCTCTTCGAGCAGAGCTGAACCACCTCCACGCTACGGCCATCGAGCACATAAAGCAGATTCACCTCAAAGAAAACAGCGTGGCCAAGCGGGAGCTGGAGAAGGCCATGGAGCACAGCCACCAGCAG GAACAAGAGCTCCTGGTTCGCATGTCCGACCTTCAGTCGGAGGTGTGTTGCCGTAGCAACCGCATCACCGACCTGGACCACGAGATCCACTCTCTGAACGAGACCATCGACACTCTGACcagagagctggagctgaagggCAAAGAGGTTCTTCGGGTCCGCAGTGAGGCCAACCATCAGATTAG GGCCCACGAACAAGACTTTGCAAAGAGACACGAGAGGGAGCTGGGGGAGATGAACATCCTgcatcacagagaaacacaaatcatGCTGGCCGACTTCAACAAGGCCCAGGAGGTGCTGAAGGACAAGATTACTGCTCTGCAAATACT GTTGGAGGGGACGGAGGATAAgatgaggaacagagagagtCGACCAGAGGACCTGCATGTCATAGCAGAGCTCAGAGAGAtggtcacagagagagaagctctgGTCAAAAAGCTGGTG GATGATAAGAAGTTCTACCAGTTGGAGCTGGTCAACAGAGAGACGGGCTTCAACAAGGTGTTCAACTCCAGTGCCAACGTCGGGGTCATCAACCCACTGATCAAG